The Glycine soja cultivar W05 chromosome 9, ASM419377v2, whole genome shotgun sequence sequence TCCCAAACTTCTCGCTCCCACTGGCCGGCTGATGGAAATAGACGGACTACCGGAGATATTCGTGTTACTTCGTCTGCAGGTTTGTACACGAATGCGTGAGTTATACCGAGTACTCAGTAAATTATACCACTTCAAATCTTCGTTTTCGAGAGGGATAATCAACTCCGCAAATATCCATCTAAACTTGAACCTGGTATAGGTATGCAATTTAAGAAAGCACAGCAATTGAAATAGGTAGTCCGTCTTGGTATCAAATGTTAATGGTTTGTTGATATGGGAAAAAAGgtttaatttgtttcattagTTGGCAAGCCATggttgaaatattttatcattatttaaatattaaaaaatgataattatacataatattatatatgattattgttgttttaatgtaatgtataaatatttttatttttaaattttttagtatgacaatattatattttgagaatatatttaaaagtgaaagaaatagTAATATTTAGGTttgttcttgtaaaaaaaaacattaataatgtatttattcttcattatttttcttgatattacatcaaataaaaaatataatgattatattttttattatttaaatataataatagtattcaaagaaaataattacatctaactttacaaaaattacattgatcctctcaacataaaataaatcatgttaaTGTTCATGGAGAATCACAACTTTGTAATACAATATCTAGATAcctttatctttaatttaatgtattaaaatatttaaattttaaattcaagggTTTAAGATTAGTTCAGGACAATGTGTTGTGTTTTGTATATGGTGAGAAATTTGAGAGAATTGAGAGTGAATCAATAGTGATTAATTGTGCTTGGTGAGAAGCTGGATAgtcatgattatatatatatatatatatatatatatatatatatatatatatatatatatatatatattttgaaaatattaaaaataaagtaaaaaataggtATTATCATTGTATGAGTGACATTCTAATAGAAGATATTCATACAGATTTATCATAACATTGATAATGGAGAAATTTCTTATGATACATGTCCTACTATTTTATGTTTTGGTTGGAAGACTACTATCCTATATTTACTCAAAAGTCATGTCAATTACACTAGCTCAACTAACTAACTAGTcatctaaatattttattttacagttGTTGAACTCATACTTTGGTTGATTTACACTTTATTTTATCACAAGAATAATGACACACAATAAATAGCGATGAAATATATCATAGAAGAGAGATTTGAGGGCGCCGGggcaatatttatattattgcaTTACATTATAATACGTACTATAACTACAGTACTACAGTGTAGATTTTAGTAGCATTTACACGCGTGGATAATAAAACATACATGCATGTGTTATTCTTCcttctcaaaatattttatatatatatatatatatatatatatatatatatatatatatatatattaaaatattgtacgatcgactaaaaaaattaaaatattgtagACAAACTAACACAGAACACACTACATTTAATTTGCCCCTCCTTTGTTGTTCAATGTAATGTTTTAAAACTTGGAGactttcttttccatttcacaTTAcacttattaaaaaacaaaattcatctcaagaaatataattaaattttagcgacggatccaaaaaaaattataatgggaacaataaatagtttataacgttatcacacaaaaaataatatcaccATATGTAACAAAATACCCAAGTATTACGAGAATAatatctattttctctttttatcgtgaataatataaaaaaaataaagaattaaagaaataagattaatattaatttattttctcttttttatttcttatattttcttacattatattcattttaaaacaATTCATCTTACTAGCgtaatatctattttttaagtgggcaaatttttttaaattacacatgtacaaataaaaaaatcttgttagttacatttcattatttaaagaaatagaaaaataaaaaaaatagaaaagtataaaaatgacaaaaacaatCCAAACCCTACCAAGGTAACAACCTAGTTTGAAGTATAGAAACCAAGGAAAAAatctagaataaaataaagcagTGGGAAGCAAACAAAGCCTAGGAATTGAAGAATAATAATGATTGATTGATGGTGATGATGGTTTGACCAGAGATAATTGAAAAAacgtaaaagaaagaaatttctgtgaacatgttttaatttacttaacacCAAGGCGGAGTCTTCCAGATTTGAATTAGAGAGCTTAAACTGAACTTAGTCAAAGTTTTcctttgaaaatcaaaatcaattcaatGATTTAATTCAACTAATGATTGAGCTTCCcattgatttgagtcaaattgACTTAAAATTAAGTAAGAGTCCCTTCTCAGAATGTTAGTTCAACAGCAAATACAATcctaagaaaattaattagatcTATAAAGTTTCTCATCACCTAGATGTACAAATTAATTGCATTTGTTCCTACCAATTTGAAACATGTCTTGTCGTTTGTCTGTTTACAGTGAGATGGTTCAATGGATCAAGGCACGTCACAATGACTCATAATAAGGTGTTAGTATTCACAAACTAGTAATCTTTCACCAAATAATACACAAACTAAGTTATTAATCTTTAAatcattcctttctttttttaattttctcccATTTTTTAACTCTACCTCTCATGATTTGTATAATGGCGCCATCTTAGTAGGATTTTTAACCCAACACGCATGCTTAATCACTTAGTAGGATTTTCTACCATCTTTCTTAATATTATCCCAATGTTATTGATAATGTTATATTAAACAATACAATACACGTAAGGTAAAACTTAGTGTCTATTGCATGGAACAAGAAGGTAATGTACATCAAGatgtcattaattaaaaaaataaatattaggaaTGCATATCAATAGtatttatttgaattgaaatCAGATTAGACAGGAAGAAGAACAAGACAACACACCAAGGGTAATAAAAGATCATAAAACTACAACAGCACTGACGCCAACAAATCTTGATGTAGACGAACACAATTCTATCATTTGAAGGAAGCCTTGCCTGAAATGTTATTTGAAAGCCAGTCTAGTCCCTCGTATAGACCTTCACCAGAAGTAGCACACGTACTTTGAATatacctgaaaaaaaaaagacacgtATTAAGGACTGATTAGTGTGTCATAGTTTGAGTACTTTTTTGTATAGACAAAGGTTAGTAATTAGTATGTCATAGTTTGAGTACTTAATTTACCAGTGGCGCTGGCGCAGAGAGTTTAGGCCAAGTCTATCAGTTATTTCAGCAGCATTCATTGCATTGGGAAGATCTTGCTTGTTTGCAAAAACAAGCAACACAGCATCTCTTAGTTCGTCCTGTTCATGGAAACGAAAAATCAAATTAGCAGGGAAGTTTTTATGCATACATACATGTATGTACAAAAATACCTCATTCAGCATCCTGTGTAACTCGTCTTTAGCCTCGCCAACACGGTCGCGATCATTGCTGTCAACCACAAAAATAAGCCCTTGTGTGTTTTGGAAGTAGTGTCTCCACAATGGTCGAATCTGAAACCAACCCCTTGTTACTGAATTACTAGTTACTTCTTGCATCATCATTGTTGATAGAAATAGATTAAggctttcaataaatttttacttgtaggagaagaaaataagaagttaaaataaattaaacctctctcacaagttaaaattagcttatgcagGTTCCTTCATTTAACTTGTGAGAGaaacttaattcattttatcttattttcttcttgtaagtACTTTTTTAGAAGTTTATCTAGACCCACGACAGCAAAtgctaaatttaaaaaatcggGTAGTAACTAGTAAGGTTCCTGACATACATGAACCACAATTATGTACTTTAAGAAAGTAGCAAATCATAGTTTAATGTAATCTAGCAATCACTTGTACAAGAATATATAACTCTAGCGTTTA is a genomic window containing:
- the LOC114367372 gene encoding ADP-ribosylation factor 1-like, with amino-acid sequence MGLSFGKLFSKLCAKKEMRILMVGLDAAGKTTILYKLKLGEIVTTIPTIGFNVETVEYKNISFTVWDVGGQDKIRPLWRHYFQNTQGLIFVVDSNDRDRVGEAKDELHRMLNEDELRDAVLLVFANKQDLPNAMNAAEITDRLGLNSLRQRHWYIQSTCATSGEGLYEGLDWLSNNISGKASFK